AATGTATTTTTTGGCAACGGAAACGACAAGCCGCAAGTTGGCTTCTACCATTTTGCGTTTCGCAATTTCGCCATCGGCGATCGCTTCATTTAAATGGGCTGAGTCTATATTCGCAGCCTTTGCCCATTCTTCTAAGCTTGGTTCACGCCCCAATTGGGTTGCCAACTCCTCTCGCACTTCCTGCAAGCTGGTGGAACGCTGTACTTGCTTACCATAACGAATTTCTTCTTCATGGCTTAAAAGGGGTACACGTCCAATCTCACGCAGGTAAGTCCGCACGAGGTCTGTGGCTGTTGGAGCGGTCTTCATGGCGCTACTCTTTGGTGATGTTGGTTCTGTTGGTAGGGTCATTAACGGATAGATGCTCTTTGCCTTCAAAGCCCAGTTAGCCTGGGATGTTGTTTGATGATTTAGGAGTTAGACACCCGATTATCTCGGCTGTTATAGGAGTTTAAATAGGTCTTTAATTGCTAGACCTTACAGTGATTCCCTCTTCCGCACAACTATCCTTGGTTAGATAAATGGCGACAAGGTTAACATTTTTGGTCTGATCATTGTATTAATAATTGTAACATTTATGAGAAAAAATGATTCATTTAGAATTTACAAATTTATATGATTTATTTTTAGTAGCTAAAAACACATAAAAATGTAGAAATTTTGCTATTTTACTTATCCTCGTAATTTGCCAAGTTACTGAGATTAAGGTTTATTTATGAGAAAGATTTAGCAATAAAAATTGCTAACAAAAATTTCTATACAGTTTTTAACGACGGGTAGAATGCTCTAATTGTTGCTGTGAGCCTTGTCTAAGTTATGGCAAAAGGTGATTTTGCTGATAGTTTGGCTCACAACAAATATATTTGGTGATCTTTGCCATAGATAATCTCTATTGCCTTATATTTGTTAAAATATCTCAATAAAAACAATAATTATTTTTCTATAATAATTACTTAATTTTCTTTGTAAATACCGCTTAATGCAGATTTCATGATGAGAGATAGGGGAGTGAGGGGAGATGTGGTTCTCTGCGTTCGCGTAGCGTGTCGGAGACAGACGCTCCGTGTAGCTTGCTTCCACGAAGTGGTACGGCTACGCGGTAATCGAGCGGAGTCGAGATTCACCAACCGGGAGTGAGGGGAGATAGGGAAGAATTTTTACTTACCCTATATCCAACTCTGCGGTAAGTGAACCTATATACTTCTCATCCCCCTCATCTCTTAGTTCTTAGCCCCTAAAAATTTGGGCAATATTCTTGGATGATTTTTACATCCAAAGTAGTATTTTGCATCGAACGAATGGCGGCAACAGTGGCTTTAGCTCCAGCGATGGTTGTGATGATGGGGATTTTGTAGGCTAAACCTGTACGGCGAATTAATCGCGCGTCGGTTTGTGCTTCTTCTCCTGATGGGGTGTTAATAATCAGTTGGATTTTTTGGTTCTTGATGGCATCAATAACGTGAGGACGGCCTTCGTGCAGTTTTAGGACTAGCTCGACGTTCAAGCCATGTTCTAATAGAACGCGGCGTGTACCATAGGTAGCCATGACTTTAAAGCCTAAGTCAATAAACTCTTTAACTACAGGTACGGCTGCGGCCTTATCGCGATCGCTCATGGAAACAAACACCGTTCCTGATAGGGGTAGCCGTTCTCCTGCACCTAATTCTGCCTTAGCGAAGGCGCGACCAAAGTCGCTGTCGATTCCCATCACTTCGCCTGTAGAACGCATCTCTGGGCCTAATATTGTATCAGTTCCAGGAAATTTATTAAAGGGTAATACTGCTTCTTTGACGGCAATATGATTAGGGATAACTTCTTGGGTAAAGTTCAACTCTTCCAAGGTTTTACCCGACATAATCAAAGATGCCAACTTCGCCAAGGGTATGCCTGTTGCTTTAGAAACAAAGGGTACTGTGCGAGAGGCGCGGGGGTTGGCTTCCAAAATGTAAACTTGGGGTGAATATGTACTTGCACCAATGACGGCAAACTGAATATTCATTAACCCAACTACAGAAAGCGACTGTGCTAGTTGTACCGTCCAAGAGCGGATTTGATTGAGGACGGCTGGTGGTAGAGAAATTGAGGGTAGAGAACAAGCCGAGTCGCCTGAGTGAATCCCCGCTTGTTCGATGTGTTCCATGATGCCGCCAATCACTACTCGCCCCGTATGGTCGGCGATCGCATCCACATCAACTTCGATAGCATTTTCCAGGAACTTGTCGATTAAAATTGGGTGTTCTGGTTCTACTTGCACAGCAAAGGTCATGTAACGTTCCAACTCTGCATCAGAGTAGACGATTTCCATCGCCCTTCCCCCCAATACATAACTCGGACGCACTACCACCGGGTAGCCGATACGTTTAGCAACAATCAGAGCGTCTTCGTAACTCCTGGCAATTCCGTTTGGTGGTTGAGAAATATTCAACTGTTTAAGGATTTTCTCAAACCGTTCCCGGTCTTCGGCTCTGTCTATGGAGTCGGGGGAAGTTCCCCAAATTCTTGTGGTGAGTGTGTCAGAATCATCTGCTAACTGCTGTTGCAGATATTCCTGTAACGGTAGCGCCAACTTTAAAGGTGTTTGTCCGCCAAATTGGACAATGATTCCGACTGGGTTCTCCGCTTCGATAATGTTGAGAACATCTTCTTTAGTTAATGGTTCAAAGTAGAGGCGATCGCTTGTATCGTAGTCTGTAGAAACTGTCTCTGGGTTGGAGTTGACCATAATTGTTTCGTAGCCAGCACCTTTGAGTGCATAGGCGGCGTGACAACAACAATAGTCAAATTCGATTCCTTGACCGATCCGGTTGGGGCCACCTCCTAAAATCATCACCTTGGGTTTGGTTGTGGGGGTGACTTCGCTTTCTTCTTCGTAGGTGGAATAGTAATAGGGTGTAAAGGCTTCAAACTCAGCCGCGCAGGTATCGACAGTTTTATAAGCTGGGATAACTCCTAGCTGTTTGCGGTAAGTGCGGACTTCATCTTCGGTGGTTTTGGTGGCGTAGGCG
Above is a genomic segment from Nostoc sp. MS1 containing:
- the carB gene encoding carbamoyl-phosphate synthase large subunit; translated protein: MPRRQDLQKILLLGSGPIVIGQACEFDYSGTQACKALREEGYEVVLVNSNPATIMTDPETADRTYIEPLTPEFVEKVIAKERPDALLPTMGGQTALNIAVALAKNGALDKYNVELIGAKLPAIEKAEDRKLFNEAMDKIGVQVCPSGTASTLEEAKAIAQRIGTYPLIIRPAFTMGGTGGGIAYNQEEFEEMAQVGIDASPVSQILIDQSLLGWKEYELEVMRDLADNVVIICSIENLDPMGIHTGDSITVAPAQTLTDKEYQRLRDMAIKIIREIGVETGGSNIQFAVNPVNGDVVVIEMNPRVSRSSALASKATGFPIAKMAAKLAVGYSLDEIRNDITKKTPASFEPTIDYVVTKVPRFAFEKFPGSEPVLTTQMKSVGEAMAIGRTFNESFQKALRSLETGRAGWGCDKAEKLPSGEQIRAQLRTPNPDRIFSLRHALQLGMSAEEIYELTGIDPWFLDKMQQLLEVEKFLKRTPLQQLTKEQMYAVKRDGFSDRQIAYATKTTEDEVRTYRKQLGVIPAYKTVDTCAAEFEAFTPYYYSTYEEESEVTPTTKPKVMILGGGPNRIGQGIEFDYCCCHAAYALKGAGYETIMVNSNPETVSTDYDTSDRLYFEPLTKEDVLNIIEAENPVGIIVQFGGQTPLKLALPLQEYLQQQLADDSDTLTTRIWGTSPDSIDRAEDRERFEKILKQLNISQPPNGIARSYEDALIVAKRIGYPVVVRPSYVLGGRAMEIVYSDAELERYMTFAVQVEPEHPILIDKFLENAIEVDVDAIADHTGRVVIGGIMEHIEQAGIHSGDSACSLPSISLPPAVLNQIRSWTVQLAQSLSVVGLMNIQFAVIGASTYSPQVYILEANPRASRTVPFVSKATGIPLAKLASLIMSGKTLEELNFTQEVIPNHIAVKEAVLPFNKFPGTDTILGPEMRSTGEVMGIDSDFGRAFAKAELGAGERLPLSGTVFVSMSDRDKAAAVPVVKEFIDLGFKVMATYGTRRVLLEHGLNVELVLKLHEGRPHVIDAIKNQKIQLIINTPSGEEAQTDARLIRRTGLAYKIPIITTIAGAKATVAAIRSMQNTTLDVKIIQEYCPNF